Genomic segment of Corvus moneduloides isolate bCorMon1 chromosome 14, bCorMon1.pri, whole genome shotgun sequence:
TACCTGTGCATTTAATAAGGTGCTACTCCAAGTCCTGGGAACTGATTTCCTAACCTAGCAGcattcctccttccttctcccgCAAGCTAAACTGCATcattctcctctccttccaagtcagcatttcagagagctgctgctttctaaaACCTTCCCACACTCCCAAGTGCTTTGAAAGCTGGGATGGCTGAAATGGCCTGGCTGACCTCAAAAACCCCTGCTGGAAACGGTTGAAGTCGCTGAcccttcccagggcagaggggcagacgAGAATGACGGGGGCACTCTCACCTTTGCTTCCCACAATCCCATATTTGCTGGGGAAAACCATACCCACCCCCACAGCCACGGCCTGCTGAGCAAGCATTAAAGCACTCGCAAGTACTAAAAATTCTCTGGAGGCAGAGGAGCTAAAAACATCGGCACTGTAAAGGCACGTACCCTTTTCAAGCTGTAGCCTGCATAAAATATAATGGGAGGAAGCAAAATGTTGAAGAATACTTCAGGATCAAAAGTCAcctgttaagaaaaaaaaaaaacagtaaaatgatTTGTTAAAACTTTGCAAGATGAAACACAAATAAGAAAGTAATATATGGAGAAAGCCCTGTACCCCCACCACGTGAATTCTGTTGGGGCAACACTGAGGATGTGTCTGGAACCTTCTGGAGACAAATCCCAGAGTCTAACAGCTTAAATTGAGATGAGCTAAAACTAGAGTTTCATTACATTGTGTTCAACATATAAATTACTACTCATCACAATCACaagttaaaaaaccaaaacaaaaacacttaATCCAGCAGATCCAGGACCCATCCCCGTGGAGGGAGTGGGAAGGACTGCTCACCTCTCCATCACTGCCTCCCTTACCTTTCTCAGCATCTCATTATCCTGGACGTTGTTGAGCTCCTGGGCACTGATTTCCCCCTTCAGGGTGTACTCATAGTACTTCCCACTGACGTTCACAAGCAGCGTGGCAGGGCTGGTCTGCACTTGGCAGCTCAGGGTCACGTTGTTGACATCGCTGGGGACGTGGATGCCGTAGCGCAGGACCACACCGACCAGGACACCTGGGGAGGGACACGGTCTGTGAGACAAACCACAGCAAACTCCCAGAATGATCCCTCTGAGCACAGATGCAGCACCAGGATCCTGaccctctgctcagctgctgagcACAACCACCAACCCAGTAATTGCCCGTGTGAATTGAAACACCTTCGTCCCCTGTGAGCCAGGTGAATACTCTGTGCTCATGGGGAGTTTCTAACACAGACATGGACAAGTTCTGAAGGATTTGAACTACCCAGCAATCAGTCAGACCCTCACTCCAGTGCAGCAAACAGCCAACATCGAGGGCACGCTAGGTTTTTAGGGTGAGCACTTCGCACTGCTGGCCCAGGTGCTGCTCACACATGCCCAAACTGTGCCCTTTGCACCTTGAAACCTGACATTGATACATTAAACTCTTCATTTTGGCAGGGATTAAAGATGATATCCAGCAACCACCCTGAACACTCTGAGGCTGGCAAGCATCCTTCCTAAGGTGCTGCAGCACAATACAGCCTCCTCCCAGGCCTCCCCATTTTtataaaaccacattttaaaatataaacatataaacATAAAAACCTGTTTCCCAGTCCAGGCTGACCATCCAGATCTACTCCTTGCCCCTGCAAACTTCAGCCCCGCACCACAAGCAGCAGCCCCCGGGCAGCCCCGTGAGGCAActctgcctccagctcagctgctaAGTAGGGGCATTTTGGGGTTAATTTGCAAGTCAGCAATTTAtaaggcatttttcttttgttgtctGAGGTCTCAAATCCAGATTCAAGTGTGTTGAGTGCTCTCCTGGCAGAGTGTTTTCACATctgcaggctggggaagaggggtGTCCCACAAGACACCTTTCCATGTAGCCTTCAGCACAAAAGAGTTTGGAAACTCCTTGATTAAGGTGGCCCTGAGCCGCCACAGAAATCCTGGATCTTAACCCCATCTCTGAACCACATATTTATGAAAAGCTTTCAGACACGTGGGAACTAAACACAGACCGCAACACTCTGAAAGTTTCTCCATTTGCCTCCCAGGACACTCCTGCTTCCTTACTGCTGCCTTAATTAAGACcttgctctgtgctttcctACAGGCAGGGCACAACCCCGACCGAAGGGAACAGCCAACTCTTCCTGTGCCACCACCTCTCAGAGCAGAGCCCGGGCAGGACACTGTGGGGCCCCAGCTCATGCAGCATCTCCTGCGGCCAGTTCCTGATCTGCCACCCACTTTCTGACTTCTCTCCCTTGGCCACAGTTTTTCCAGGACAAGATTCACTATTTTTCCCGATGGCCAGGAGAAAAGcccccacctcctgccccagggagTGCTACACACAGCAAGGCCACCAGAACACACACCCAGGCCatgagcagaggcagaggaggtAGCTGCACACAGAGTCACCACTGCTGACCCACCATAGCTCAGGGACTGGACAGACCCAAAACCTCGGTATAATACAGCACTTTGTAGCACAGGTGAGCTAAAAGGCTACTGGTGCTTTCAAGCCATGCACCATCAATCAGGTGCTCACCACTTTGGGCTTTATCCTGCCCTGAATCACCCCAACAGTCACAGAACAGTtccctctgggcacagccaggcacaATCAGCTCCAGCAAAGAGAGTTCAGGGCATGTCacaccctgcagagcagctgagatCTGCTTTTACACCACCATCACTTAGAGGGGACACCAAAAGGAATTCTTCAGCTTACTTTTCTGCCAGCCTCTGTTCCTGTGATCTTCCAGTGgtccagaaataaaattatagaatgAAAGCAAGTATGTCAAGCACATCAAGGTGCCACAGCATGTATTTACATGAGCATGTGGCAGTGGCTGCATGGCACCACAGCAGTGGGACAAAACATCCCAGTTTCCTTTCACCCAGAAGATGACAATCCCAGAGGTACCACGGGAAACAACCAAAATCCTTCACTGGGATAAAAAGAGTTTCAAAGGGTTATTTACATTTGCTTATGGCTATTAAGCTACACCACACTTTGCAGCCCTCCAGAACTATCTGAGGTGACTTCTAAGAAGtttcttcttaaaaacaaaattgatTTCAGAGGTTCATGCAGGAATCAGaaaccagcagctgcctgcccttGCTCAGATGGAAGGAAACCCACTCAGCAACCCCTTTAACACCCGGGCTCAGCACTGGGAAatgaggagggacaggaggaaggagggacagACACAAGGAGTCACTGCTGCGAATTCAAAAGGGATCCTGACTCACCTGCCTCTCCACTCTTAATCCCTGTCCCAAAGCAGTGCTACATCTGATAGCACCCTGCTCCTCCGCCATCTCCTTATCcgggcagctgctcctggcactgggTGCCAGCCATGCTCCAGACAGGGCCAAATTCCCACTCTGGCCAGGAATGGGGTAAGGGAAAAGGGACAGATAAACCTACAATATCTGCCAAGGACCCTTGTTTGGAAGTCCCAAAATCAGACGTTTTGTATTGCTCAGTAATAGGCTGCCTgggaggctgccagagctccccaGACCAGTTGGGGAAAGACACCCATGTGCAAATACACAAATGCACAAATTGCTCCTGGGCACTGAGTGTGACCCTGCCAGCAGCTTCCAACACAGGGACACTGTCAGAGTTACCTGCAGGGAAagcatcctgctgctctgctggaaacCAATTATTCCACTAACATTAAACAGCCCCAccagcagcccctctgctccacagtGGATCTGATCCTCCCCACCCAACAAAGCTCACTGGAAGCACTTGGGACAAACCTGACAAGGTTTTCCAGACACCAAGTCCAGTCCTGAGCTCAGGCTCCCTGGACCAAGCCCAGGGGACTGTGTAGGTGCTCCTGGTTCCAAGAGGCTCTTAGGAAATGGTTCAGACTCTCTGGGCACTCACagggctgccccagcagcaaCGTGTGAGCCAGTATCAACATGCTTTTGCAGCCAGAAGTTTTACAAAACTGAGCCctgggagggagctgagctgagcagagggaaCCCAACACCACAGAAGCTGCCAGCCAAAAGCTGCAAGGACTTGAGAGGCTGAAGGCAAAGCTGGCAAATTAATTGAGTTCTTTTATGCAAAGTGCAAGAGattattttcattgcatttctcctgacttcattaaaaagaacaaaagcccatgggcttttttttaaggTGCTGTTGAACATTTCCGAGGTAATGTTTTAAATGAAGACTAATATATTACCAAACCCAGCACTTAACAACAATGGGAGCAGACAGGATCCCCAGGCAAGCATTAATCTGGACaccaaaaggaaagaaaaatgtagcaACTGAAGACATCCTGACAACAAGCAGTTTAGACACATGCAATCCAGAGACCAAGTGGGAACAAGTACAAGGAAACTAAACTTCTAGAGAAGCTCCTGCACATCTACCATCAGACTCTGAgaagaactgaaacaaaattgTTAAATTAATTATCCTAAATGCTGAGTACCTCAGATGTGGGAAACTCATTTTAAACACTGGAATGAAGCTTAAGGGCTACTAAGCAACTATTGTCTATCACTGTGAAATTACTCCAGCCAGTGTCCAGCTCTTGAACATCAGCTCTGAGCTGACAGTGTGATTTGCAAGACAGAAACGAAACCCACCCGGAGCAAGAGCTTGTAACTTCCagtaaaaacaaagacaacaaGGAAACTGATGTGTTTTGCCAAAAGAGATATATGCAAAAGTTTTGACTTagttgttgttgggttttttaaaccGAAAAATACAAGCTTTCGCAAATTGCTTCTCTTGCTCAGATTTCAGAGTCTGTTTTGCAGCCCTTCCATGTTTTCAGTGAACTTCCTTGGGACTGAAAGCATTGCAAGGAGCCAGGGACAGCGATACCTGCTTTCTTCCCTGCAGATTTTAAGTTGCCACTGTAAAACAACAGCATCTCACCAGTCCTTGGGAATTACACACCCCTTTTCCTATGGCAGCTGCCACTACCTGAGAAGCAAATGCCAAAAGCCTTGATACCAGGGAAAACTTGGAATTTTCTGTATGATCAGACAAGTGACATTACTGATTTCACCAGCAATGCTCTAAGCACAGTCTGCAGAAGAGCAGACAGAAAAGGTGCATTTTATGGATTGACTGAAACGACCCAGGTTGTGCTCTGAGAATAAAGCGAGCACTCAGGTAGgtcagggagagaggaggaacaAGAGGAAGAAAGCTCCAGGAGAAGAACAAGGTTAAAGGCAAGCGTGAAAGCatggaaagaacagaaagtCGCATGTCAGGAgctctggggcagcaggagagagaagaCCTTCCATGCTGGAAGCACGTCCTCTCACAGCACAGATCCTGTCCCAGGAGGTGaccatccctgccctggacaggAGGCCAGAAACGTCTGAACCCCCCTGACCAGTGGCTGGAAGTAATCTGAAAATGCAGAGCAGTATTTTGTGCCCCTGAAAAAGCAGACCAGTATTTCGTGCCTCTGGGCTGACGCAAGTGTCTCCACCCCTTCATTTAGAAGGAGCATTAACTGGAAGGAGCATCCTTCCAATTAACTGAAACTTGGGATCACGAAAGCCAGTGGCCCAAACAGGTCAAGCCACAGCCTTCAGATGAAAGCTTTCTGCTGGGTGGGGGATTTGGCCATGTCTGACTCTGTGTGGTCACACATCACCACCAGCCAGCAAGGGACGCACAGAGGACAGACACTAACTATAGTGCGCAGCAGGAGATGCCTTCTCAATCCTAAATTCAACAAATCTTCCCTAGATATGGATCCAAGGCCATGTTAATCacttctccagcacagctcccagtgctACTTCGGTAGAACTCGAAGTCATGCCAGATAACCCAGGGAGACCTATATACGGTCCCTCCATACTGTGGTTCAGGCCACTTCATGAGGCCTTGTCACCTCAGTAAATCACAGGCCACCTCTAATACGCAAATGTCTACAGCCTCATTCCACTGACCCACAGCCTTGCTCCACTTCCTGTGGGAATACACATGGGGCTCCTCTCCAAGAGGTCCTGtcacagcaggaggaagaactCTAAAGGTAGGAGCTTGTGCACACAggtccccaggcagcagcatggaAGGCTGATGGCTCTGCAGGTCCCTGAGTGTGGCAAAGGGTGAGAGAATCCCCCAAATGGCCTCTCCACTGTTCTTGGACAGCTTCTGGAAATCTGGATGCTCTAAACACAGGGTGGAAACACAGCCTCTGGCCCCAGCATgtgggatcacagaatcacagaattatttggattggaaggggACCATGAtgatcatccagttccaacccccctgccatgggcagggacaccttccactagaccaggttgctcagagcaccATCCAACCTGGGATGTGCTGCCCCAAGTCCCACTCTCGACCCTGGAGCAGGTAAGTGGGACTTGCCAGTGCTCGGTGACGTGGTAACCCATGACCCCACCAGCTTCACCCTGTGAGGCCatctggaaaaaacccaaccagttCCTCACTGCCAGAGATTTGGGAGTAACTCTGCCCTCGAGAGCCCTCCATATCTAGGGTTTGGAAAACAACCAACCCTCCCTCCAGCAACACCCAGATAAGGCTCAGCACAGGACACACCAGGACGGGGCTGTCCCGGTGACACAACAGTGTCCAGCTGCACCCACGAGGGGATGTGTCCTGTCCCCCCGCACCCCTTCGCCCACCAAACAAGCCCTGTAGCAGACCCTCGGGCAGGGGCCACCAGGCACTGACCGAAAGAACGGCGCGCTACTGGTCCCCAACTGGGGCTGCCATGGGAGTGGCCGGTCGGGCAAGCACCCAGCCCCGCAGCTGGCCCACCGCACAGCCGGGACTGGTCGGAATGGGGCTCCCAGGGCTCGGGGCAGCTCCCGCACGGGTCTCCCAGGGAACGGGTGCGCGGGGTGGCAGATGCACGCGTGGGGCGCGGCGCCGCTCACCGTAGATCATGGCCAGCCCGGTCTCGTGGAGGAAGCGAGCGCGGCGGTGCTTGAAGAGCCAGATAGTGAGGATGGTGAGAGTGAGCAGAAGGATGAAGACGAGGAGGTTGGCGCTGTCCTGACGGTGACTCTCCTCCGCCGCCTTCTCGGAGACGATCTCCTCCTCCAGCGCCCCGGAATGCGCCGCCGCCACCTcggcgcccgccgccccccgcgcccacagccccgcagccgccgccaGCGCCAgcaccggccccggccccgccatcGCCCCGGcaccggcccggccccgccgacACCAGGAAGCGGCTCTGGGCGCAGGCGCCGGGGGCGGGAACAGAGCGGGGAGCCCGGATAGGGACGGGCCGGCAGCGAGCGGGGGCGGGCTGGCAGCGACGGAGCGGGGAAAAGGGGGACGGGGAGCGGGGGCAGGGGACAAGGGTGGCCCTGGGGAGCTCGTAAGGCGAGGTTTGTGAGGGAAGGGCGTGTCTGGGACTGCCAGGGGGGCTGCGATGAGCCCTGGGGAAGCTGGGACGGGTCCTAAGGAACGGGATGTGGGGGACGAAGAAGTGCGCAAGAAGGGGGTAGGTGATCAGAGTTCAAGGGGGTTtgcaagagggaaaagaaatcccCAGACAGACTTGGTGCAAGGTAGTTTAGCGCGGCCACGCACGGCAGCGGGTGTTGTTTGTGCGCGGGGTGCTTTGGAGGGATGTCCTGCAGGACACACCCCGGCCCGGGCTCATGGGGACACGGGGTCCAGGGGAACCTGGAGGGTGGTCGTGCCTTCACACCGTGCCAAGGCATGTGGATGGTGCCAAGAGCTGCCGTCAGTCCCGAAGTGGGATCAGGGTAAACTTCCCACCTTGTTTACCAGTTAATAGGGGCGATGCGTGGAGCCGGTGGGGCAAGGGCTGTAATAAATGCCAATGATCAACTTCAAGGTGACTTGTAGGAAACGCCCTCAAAGAATTGCCTTTGTGCCTTGGGGTCATGGAAGACCCAGGACGCTTAGCTGTGTGGGACCCTggtgtttctttgctttgccccaagcctggctctgccagggGCGTCCCTCCTGCACGTGCTGTGTGCATCCCTTTACCTCGTTTTTTCTTGCACTGGTTTCTCAAGCTTTGAGGTTAAACACGTGGAAAGCGGGAATTAACTCGGGCACCACTGGCCCTACGCTCTGTTTTCGGCTGTAAGGGATCCGGTCTGGCCCGGTGGAAGGAACGGGACCGGTTCGGGGGATGacagccccctcctccctcagccgCCCCCCAGGACCATCCCCGGGGTCCACTCGCATTTTATCAATGGCCCCGCGTGGGAAAGCGGCGGGGTGGCCACGCCCCCTGTCGCTGAAGCCACGCCTCCTTTGCACACCCGCACTGCTCGGGCGCGGCCTGGTCCCGCCCCCTCGGTGACATCATCATCGCGCGCCGGGGCGCCCTGGCGGCGGCTGGCGGCTATGGCGGCGGGGTCGGTGTGGAAGGGGCTGGTGGGGCTCGGCCTGTTCGCCCTGGCACACGCGGCCTTTTCGGCGGCGCAGCGTGAGTCACTGCCGGGGCTGCGGGCTAGGGCGCCCCGGGGCACCGGCACCCCCTCACGGCCGCCGGGCAGCtcccggggcgggggccgggccgggccggcaTCATCATCGTCCTCAGCCGCGAgcccggcggcgggggcggccctGTCCTTGCGGGCCAGACTGCGGGGAGAGCGGAGGTTCCGGGAGGAGCGCGGGGCTCGCCCCGTGCGGACGCCGTAGCAGCcgggaagggagagaaaaaggaagggtgggaagggggagcTGCCGCCCGCCAGGTCGCGGCTTCAGCCTGGCTTCTGCCATCCCGCTGCCTCCCGTCTCCACGGTTCGCCTACCTCCCGGCTGCTTCGGGTAGGGCCAGCCGTGCTCCGGAGCGGCGGAGCCTCACAGCGGCACCAGGGGCGGCCCAGCTGACACGTTTCTCGGAGCTACAGCCGTTTCTCTGGGGGTTCTGTGTTGCCAGGCTGTTTATTTGCATACACGGAGTGTTTGATGCATGcatgtgtttctgttttgtagATCGTTCTTACATGAGGttgacagaaaaggaagatgaaacGTTGCCCATAGATGTAAGTTTTTGCAGTGTTTGAAAGGTGTAACTGTGAGGTGGTTTAGTCTCTCAATTGCTTCCTTTTAATGTGCTAGGCAAGCATTAAGGGTAAAGTAGTTTTTAAGTTGCACTTGCATCAGAGTTCCCACTGTCAAAAAGGACCACACTTTCCATCCCAACTTCCTGAGTATGTTGTAGTTGTCAGTGAAGTCAAACCTCAGGTCCAGACCTCCCTCTTCTTTAGAAATATTCTGGAGCATCTTGTCCAGGATTCCCTGAACATAGCTCAGAGAGCTTTTGCATCCATCACCTCCTTTGCAGCATAAATATCCTGCACCCTCTGGCTCTGGTTGGTAGACATGTGTTTATCCAGTGTGACTGTGTGAATGTTTGATCCCAGCACAACTTGCTTCAGGGAGGGggattttatttacattatttgcttgcttttcaaATTTCCACTTCAGTtatttgtttccctttctccttaATCAGAAGGGCGGGGAGATCAGGTGCCAGAAGAGCCAGGCATGGCGCCTAGCCTGGGGCTCCATGGTGTGTTCCTGGCAGGAGTTTGGATCCTGGAGTGCACAGGAACACAGTGTTTGGTCTCAGGCTCTTGCTGAGGAGCTGTCGATTCAGTTGGTGCAACCCAGAGttgtgctggggcagctggagctctgccagAGTTTTGCTGTGCAAATAGGAGGGATTTTTAGttctcctgtgcctcagtttccccactgcTGGATTGCCCACCTCTATTTGCTGTCATTGGATGAAAAGCACAAGAGACACTGTGTGAAAGCTGAGATTTTCTGGTAAAAATGCAGAACGCTCAGTGATGTGTGTGTTGCACTGTGCTCCTTCTGTTGCAGATAGTCCTGCAGACTCTGCTGGCCTTCGCAGTCACCTGCTATGGGATAGCACATATTGCAGGAGAGTTTAAAGACATGGATGCCACTTCAGAACTCAAAAATaagtatgttttatttcttctttttgtacGCACCGGTATCCGCTTCTCTGTACAAACTGCGCCATGAAATCACTCATCTTTAGCTCAGTCCTTCAATGCATGTTGTAGGCAGTGGCCTGAGGGGAACAGCCACACTTGGGAAGGCCAACAGTGTCTTGAGTTTTAGGGAGAGTTAGATAACaggcagaaattaaataaacttCTTGCTTTTCCTCATCCAAAATCCTGCTGTGCAGAGTTGGTTAGAGGAACGAAATGTGCTCGTAGGAAGTAGAGCTCAGGAATCACCACCTGTTGTTGTGACATGATCTCAGACTGCA
This window contains:
- the MMGT1 gene encoding membrane magnesium transporter 1, producing MAAGSVWKGLVGLGLFALAHAAFSAAQHRSYMRLTEKEDETLPIDIVLQTLLAFAVTCYGIAHIAGEFKDMDATSELKNKTFDTLRNHPSFYVFNHRGRVLFQSPDTVNSSSNQDALSSSSALKFRKLEPLRR